One genomic segment of Terrihabitans soli includes these proteins:
- a CDS encoding MurR/RpiR family transcriptional regulator, with protein MQTIDERTAPPEGPISERIQSVLSTLTTQERRAALYLRDHYPVAGLEPLARLADASGVSAQTVLRLAGKLGFAGYRELQEHLRSEISQERSSPLGRWVSREIPGAEEDWLSGFGQHIADNVRAAFSLIVREDFEAAAQALADRKRPALAIGGRFTQSLSRYLVRHLEIVRGAIEEVGSISATWPDRLIDVDRRSVVIAYDIRRYAPDVVRFCEIAAQQGATVILFTDSRAAPASRYAAMTFVAPTESAGAWDSLSALFALTEAMIARVTELEGGSTTERLARLENIRAHMLKD; from the coding sequence ATGCAGACCATCGATGAGCGCACCGCGCCCCCGGAAGGACCGATTTCCGAGCGGATCCAAAGCGTTCTGAGCACGCTCACAACCCAGGAGCGGCGCGCGGCGCTCTATCTGCGCGATCATTACCCTGTCGCCGGGCTCGAACCCCTGGCGCGCCTCGCCGATGCGTCGGGCGTCAGCGCGCAGACCGTGCTGAGGCTTGCCGGCAAGCTCGGCTTTGCCGGCTATCGCGAACTTCAGGAACATCTCAGATCGGAAATCTCGCAGGAGCGCTCATCCCCGCTCGGCCGCTGGGTGTCGCGCGAAATTCCGGGCGCCGAAGAAGACTGGCTGTCGGGGTTCGGCCAGCACATCGCCGACAATGTGCGCGCCGCCTTCTCTTTGATCGTGCGCGAGGATTTTGAAGCCGCCGCCCAGGCGCTCGCCGATAGGAAACGCCCGGCGCTCGCCATCGGCGGACGCTTTACGCAGTCGCTGTCGCGCTATCTCGTGCGCCATCTCGAAATCGTCCGCGGGGCGATTGAAGAAGTCGGCTCGATTTCCGCGACCTGGCCGGACCGCCTGATCGACGTCGACCGGCGCTCGGTGGTCATCGCCTACGATATCCGCCGCTATGCGCCGGACGTGGTGCGCTTTTGCGAGATCGCCGCGCAGCAGGGCGCGACGGTCATTCTCTTCACCGACAGCCGCGCCGCGCCGGCAAGCCGCTATGCGGCGATGACCTTTGTTGCGCCGACGGAAAGCGCCGGCGCCTGGGACTCGCTGTCGGCCCTCTTTGCGCTGACGGAAGCGATGATCGCACGCGTGACGGAACTCGAAGGCGGCTCGACGACCGAGCGTCTGGCGCGGCTCGAAAACATCCGCGCCCATATGCTGAAGGACTGA
- a CDS encoding amino acid permease → MAKNAKAATAAAGGTGVTYETVGDSYFAQRGLVRYAGVASLWALGVGAVISGHFSGWNFGFGTGGWGGVLVAGIIIAIMYLGLTFSIAEMSAALPHTGAAYSFARTAMGPWGGFLTGLCENVEYVITPAVVVTFITAYVNSIFGLDPVYSPVVWVVFYLIFLGLNVFGLELSFKVTMIVTLISLAVLVFFWVSAIPYMDFSRWALNIGVGPDGAAVELPEGGGPLFPFGIEGVLKTLPFAVWLFLAIEQLPLAAEESVDPKRDMPKGIVLGMFTLIVSAFMIVLLNPSVANVGAFKLGTSLEPLLDGFRAIYGDSGVVVLGIVALTGLIASFHTILYAQGRQIYSLSRAGYFPRGLSVTHKQFKTPHIAMIVGSIVGLAVMFAIWFALGATEGGALIGSVLLNMAVCGAMLSYIAQGISYILLRKNAPHIERPYKSPLGILGAVLTILIAIVTLYYQVQDPNFTKGVMWVLVWFAVAIVYFAAVGRNKLVLSPEEEFALSRGTADYKSH, encoded by the coding sequence ATGGCTAAAAATGCAAAAGCCGCTACCGCCGCAGCCGGCGGTACGGGCGTGACGTATGAGACTGTGGGGGACAGCTATTTCGCGCAACGCGGCCTTGTCCGCTATGCGGGCGTCGCCTCGCTCTGGGCGCTCGGTGTGGGCGCGGTCATCTCCGGCCATTTCTCCGGCTGGAACTTCGGCTTCGGAACGGGCGGGTGGGGCGGCGTTCTCGTCGCCGGCATCATCATCGCCATCATGTATCTCGGCCTGACCTTCTCGATCGCCGAGATGTCGGCCGCGCTGCCGCACACGGGTGCGGCCTACTCATTCGCCCGCACGGCCATGGGCCCGTGGGGCGGCTTCCTCACAGGCCTTTGTGAGAACGTCGAATATGTCATTACGCCGGCGGTCGTCGTCACCTTCATCACCGCCTATGTAAACTCGATCTTCGGACTGGATCCTGTTTATTCGCCGGTAGTCTGGGTGGTCTTCTATCTGATCTTCCTCGGCCTCAACGTGTTCGGCCTCGAGCTCTCCTTCAAGGTCACGATGATCGTGACGCTGATCTCGCTTGCCGTGCTCGTCTTCTTCTGGGTCTCGGCCATTCCTTATATGGACTTCTCGCGCTGGGCCCTGAACATCGGCGTCGGCCCGGACGGTGCTGCGGTCGAGCTTCCGGAAGGCGGCGGTCCGCTCTTCCCGTTCGGCATTGAGGGCGTTCTCAAAACGCTGCCCTTCGCCGTGTGGCTCTTCCTTGCCATCGAACAGCTGCCGCTGGCGGCGGAAGAATCGGTCGATCCCAAGCGCGATATGCCCAAGGGCATCGTGCTCGGCATGTTCACGCTGATCGTTTCGGCCTTCATGATCGTCCTGCTCAACCCGTCCGTCGCCAATGTCGGCGCGTTCAAGCTCGGCACCTCGCTCGAGCCTCTGCTCGACGGCTTCCGGGCGATCTACGGCGATAGCGGCGTTGTGGTTCTCGGCATCGTGGCTCTGACGGGCCTCATCGCCAGCTTCCACACCATCCTCTATGCGCAGGGCCGGCAGATCTATTCGCTGTCGCGTGCGGGCTATTTCCCGCGCGGCCTCTCCGTTACGCACAAGCAGTTCAAGACGCCGCATATCGCCATGATCGTCGGTTCGATCGTCGGTCTTGCGGTCATGTTCGCGATCTGGTTCGCACTCGGCGCGACCGAGGGCGGTGCGCTCATTGGCAGCGTGCTGCTGAACATGGCGGTCTGCGGTGCGATGCTCTCCTACATCGCGCAGGGCATCTCCTACATCCTGCTGCGCAAGAATGCCCCGCATATCGAGAGGCCCTATAAGAGCCCGCTCGGTATTCTGGGCGCGGTGCTGACGATCCTGATCGCGATCGTCACGCTCTATTACCAGGTCCAGGATCCCAACTTCACCAAAGGCGTGATGTGGGTTCTTGTCTGGTTTGCAGTGGCGATCGTGTACTTCGCGGCGGTGGGACGCAACAAACTCGTCCTGTCTCCGGAAGAGGAGTTTGCGCTCTCCCGTGGCACGGCGGATTACAAGTCGCACTAA
- a CDS encoding aldehyde dehydrogenase family protein, which produces MSEIVCISPVDGREVARRKTASPAEIEAALKAARKAQADWRKVSIAERSAFALKFMDALLSLNQEVVPELALQMGRPVRYGGEFRPVEERVRTMIALAEESLADIVPAPKDGFKRFIRRDPLGVVLVVAPWNYPFLTAVNTIVPAIIAGNAVLLKHASQTILAGERFQQAMDKAGAPKGLFQNLVLSHDDTSKILSSGSVDHVNFTGSVEGGKAIERAAAGTFTSVGLELGGKDPAYVRADAKFDHAVENLVDGAFYNSGQCCCGIERIYVHESLYDKFVDQYVDLTSKYVLGNPLDEATTLGPMAHTRFADTVRAQTKEAIAKGAKAHLDPKAFPADKDGTPYLAPQVLTNVDHSMKVMVEESFGPVVGIMKVKSDEEAIKLMNDSPYGLTASLWTTDGKKAEELGQQIETGTVFQNRCDYLDPSLAWTGVKDTGRGASLSELGYGMLTRPKSFHLRTV; this is translated from the coding sequence ATGAGCGAGATTGTCTGTATATCGCCCGTGGACGGACGCGAGGTCGCGCGCCGCAAGACCGCGAGCCCCGCCGAGATCGAGGCTGCGCTGAAAGCCGCGCGCAAGGCGCAAGCCGATTGGCGCAAGGTCTCGATCGCCGAGCGTTCGGCGTTTGCGCTGAAATTCATGGACGCGCTGCTGAGCCTCAATCAGGAAGTCGTGCCGGAACTGGCTTTGCAGATGGGCCGCCCGGTGCGCTATGGCGGCGAGTTCCGCCCGGTCGAAGAGCGTGTCCGCACCATGATCGCGCTTGCGGAGGAATCCCTCGCCGACATCGTCCCCGCGCCGAAAGACGGCTTCAAGCGCTTCATCCGCCGCGATCCGCTCGGCGTCGTGCTCGTCGTTGCGCCTTGGAACTATCCTTTCCTCACCGCCGTCAACACCATCGTCCCGGCCATCATCGCCGGTAACGCCGTTCTCCTGAAGCACGCCTCGCAGACGATCCTTGCCGGCGAGCGTTTCCAGCAGGCGATGGACAAGGCCGGCGCGCCGAAGGGCCTCTTCCAGAATCTCGTTCTGTCGCATGACGACACCTCGAAGATCCTGTCCTCGGGCTCGGTGGATCATGTGAACTTCACCGGCTCGGTCGAAGGCGGCAAAGCCATCGAGCGCGCGGCGGCCGGAACCTTCACGAGCGTCGGCCTCGAACTCGGCGGCAAGGACCCGGCCTATGTCCGTGCGGACGCGAAATTCGATCACGCGGTCGAAAACCTTGTCGACGGCGCCTTCTACAATTCCGGTCAGTGCTGCTGCGGCATCGAGCGCATTTATGTGCACGAGAGCCTCTACGACAAATTCGTCGATCAATATGTCGACCTGACCTCGAAATATGTGCTCGGCAATCCGCTCGACGAAGCGACGACGCTCGGCCCGATGGCGCATACGCGCTTTGCCGATACCGTGCGCGCCCAGACCAAGGAAGCGATTGCGAAGGGCGCCAAAGCCCATCTCGATCCGAAAGCCTTCCCGGCCGACAAGGACGGCACGCCCTATCTCGCGCCGCAGGTTCTGACCAATGTCGATCACTCGATGAAGGTCATGGTCGAGGAAAGCTTCGGCCCGGTCGTCGGCATCATGAAAGTGAAGTCCGACGAAGAGGCGATCAAGCTGATGAATGACAGCCCCTACGGGCTGACGGCCTCGCTCTGGACGACGGACGGCAAGAAGGCCGAGGAACTCGGCCAGCAGATCGAGACCGGCACGGTCTTCCAGAACCGCTGCGACTATCTCGATCCCTCGCTCGCCTGGACCGGCGTCAAGGACACCGGCCGCGGCGCCTCTCTTTCCGAACTCGGCTACGGCATGTTGACCCGTCCGAAAAGCTTCCACCTGCGGACGGTCTAA
- a CDS encoding glutamine synthetase family protein yields MKARDVKTAADAKKIVEERGLDFVKVGVIDVDGIMRGKYMAKSKFFSSLENGFGFCDVVLGWDSNDQQYDNITYTGWHTAFPDAPVRVLPDTCRDVPMEDNMVFFLGEFTDKAEAICPRGTLRRVLKKAADMGFGVVSSAEFEFFVFEETPHSVREKNYTNLRNITPGFYGYSTIRSSVHADFYKELLDLGRVMDFPIEGLHTETGPGVLEAAIEYTSALESADRAALFKTFTKILCQNRGWMATFMAKWSKDWPGQSGHLHMSLTKDEKPAFHDASKPNGISDTMRWFIGGQQKLMPEFLAMVSLTVNSYTRLIPGFWAPTDATWGVENRTCALRVIPGSPKSQRVEYRVAAADINPYIAFAAAIGSGLWGIENKIEPEPAIVGNSYAQEHKPELALPRTLWEAAQKLKASAPARALFGDDFVDHFAATREWEEREFRRAITDWEMARYFEII; encoded by the coding sequence ATGAAAGCCCGCGATGTAAAAACCGCCGCTGACGCGAAGAAGATCGTCGAAGAGCGGGGCCTCGATTTCGTGAAGGTGGGCGTCATCGATGTCGACGGCATCATGCGCGGCAAATACATGGCCAAGTCGAAATTCTTCTCCTCGCTGGAGAACGGCTTCGGCTTCTGCGACGTCGTGCTGGGCTGGGACTCAAACGACCAGCAATACGACAACATCACCTATACCGGCTGGCACACGGCCTTTCCGGATGCGCCCGTCCGCGTCCTGCCCGACACCTGCCGCGACGTGCCGATGGAAGACAATATGGTCTTCTTCCTCGGCGAGTTTACCGACAAGGCCGAGGCCATCTGCCCGCGCGGCACGCTGCGCCGCGTCCTGAAGAAGGCCGCCGATATGGGCTTCGGCGTCGTCTCGTCCGCCGAATTCGAATTCTTCGTCTTCGAGGAAACGCCGCATTCGGTGCGCGAGAAGAACTACACGAACCTCAGAAACATCACGCCGGGCTTTTACGGCTATTCGACCATCCGCTCGTCGGTACATGCCGACTTCTATAAAGAGCTGCTCGATCTCGGCCGCGTCATGGATTTCCCGATCGAGGGTCTGCACACCGAAACCGGCCCGGGCGTTCTGGAAGCCGCCATCGAATACACCTCGGCGCTTGAATCCGCCGACCGCGCCGCGCTGTTCAAGACCTTCACCAAAATCCTCTGTCAGAACCGCGGCTGGATGGCGACCTTCATGGCCAAATGGTCGAAGGACTGGCCCGGCCAGTCCGGCCATCTGCATATGTCGCTGACCAAAGACGAAAAGCCCGCTTTCCACGATGCGAGCAAGCCCAACGGCATTTCCGACACCATGCGCTGGTTCATCGGCGGGCAGCAGAAACTGATGCCGGAATTCCTGGCGATGGTGTCGCTGACGGTCAATTCTTACACGCGCCTCATCCCCGGTTTCTGGGCGCCGACCGACGCCACATGGGGCGTGGAAAACCGCACCTGCGCGCTGCGTGTCATACCCGGTTCACCCAAGAGCCAGAGGGTGGAATACCGGGTGGCAGCCGCCGACATTAATCCCTATATCGCCTTTGCCGCGGCCATCGGTTCGGGGCTCTGGGGTATCGAAAACAAGATCGAGCCGGAGCCTGCAATTGTCGGCAATTCCTATGCGCAGGAGCACAAGCCGGAACTGGCTTTGCCGCGGACGCTGTGGGAGGCGGCGCAAAAGTTGAAGGCGTCGGCTCCGGCCCGCGCGCTTTTCGGCGACGACTTTGTCGACCATTTCGCGGCCACCCGCGAATGGGAGGAAAGGGAGTTCCGGCGTGCCATCACCGATTGGGAGATGGCGCGGTATTTCGAGATTATCTGA